One window of the Acinonyx jubatus isolate Ajub_Pintada_27869175 chromosome A2, VMU_Ajub_asm_v1.0, whole genome shotgun sequence genome contains the following:
- the LOC128314785 gene encoding translation initiation factor IF-2-like, with protein MAVHSGAGRRKCPAPPSAAPSPQPRRRPRDTCLAAPGFGSTLHAPPKAHSALGGRREPRPWTRSLRAPPPAVPDISRGSLSPLLGGGEGDNRRPATLAPPGTGRSGSWPLAGAARCRPDYSLAAAAAAAAAAAEADPARAPARSLRPSPQRVQAAARRRRSRHPGVS; from the coding sequence ATGGCAGTTCACAGTGGCGCCGGGAGGAGGAAGTGCCCCGCGCCTCCCTCAGCAGCTCCAAGTCCCCAGCCCCGGCGGCGACCCCGAGACACCTGTTTGGCTGCGCCCGGGTTTGGTTCCACCCTCCACGCTCCCCCAAAAGCACACTCCGCGCTGGGAGGACGAAGGGAGCCGAGACCTTGGACCCGCAGCCTGAGGGCGCCTCCGCCGGCCGTACCTGACATCAGCCGCGGCTCCCTCTCGCCCCTCCtggggggcggagagggggaCAACAGGAGACCGGCAACCTTAGCTCCTCCCGGCACCGGCAGAAGTGGCTCGTGGCCGCTAGCTGGGGCCGCCCGCTGCCGCCCAGATTATTccctggcggcggcggcggcggcagcggcggcggctgcCGAGGCGGACCCAGCTCGCGCTCCCGCCCGCTCGCTCCGCCCCTCCCCGCAGCGCGTCCAGGCCGCGGCCCGCCGACGGCGCAGCCGCCACCCAGGGGTCTCCTAG